From Candidatus Latescibacterota bacterium, a single genomic window includes:
- a CDS encoding RNA polymerase sigma factor — translation MNLDWSQLDLARHGDETAWRSLVDRHSPRLLKMVVLITGSPAAAQDIIQQTFLDLYRKGPRHNHGSFQGYLSTVAYHQAIKEKRRVKKLQPFGAVDMPSCNWTPLDIALAEEKERIISDVIQSLEKSHRDILILRFYGEHSYKEIAGISGLPLGTVKSRIFNALKKCRILLREKGDLK, via the coding sequence ATGAATCTGGACTGGAGTCAGCTGGATCTCGCCAGACATGGCGATGAAACAGCCTGGCGTTCTCTTGTTGATCGTCACTCGCCCCGTCTCCTGAAGATGGTGGTACTGATAACGGGATCGCCGGCAGCGGCGCAGGATATTATTCAGCAGACCTTCCTGGATCTGTATCGCAAAGGGCCGAGACATAACCATGGGAGTTTCCAGGGCTACCTTTCTACAGTCGCTTATCATCAGGCAATAAAGGAAAAGCGCAGGGTGAAAAAACTCCAGCCGTTTGGCGCTGTTGACATGCCATCTTGTAATTGGACACCGCTCGATATTGCACTCGCAGAAGAGAAAGAACGCATTATATCCGATGTCATCCAGTCGCTGGAAAAAAGCCACCGGGATATTCTCATCCTGAGATTTTATGGTGAGCATAGCTATAAAGAGATTGCCGGGATTTCAGGCCTTCCGCTTGGCACCGTGAAATCAAGGATATTCAACGCTTTAAAGAAATGCCGCATTCTGCTACGTGAAAAAGGAGATTTGAAATGA